The nucleotide sequence GTGTTGTACTTCATTGTCGTGTAATAGTTCAAGTAATACGAAGGTGTCGTTCTTTGCCTGAGATGCTCGTTGTAGTCGAAAATATTTATcattaagtattttaaaattctTAATGATCTCTTCCTTTGTCAAATTTTCCATATCTCCACTCAGTAGTTTATCCATATTAAGTTTCTGCTTTTGTAATGTTGAAAATCTGTTGACAATGTTAGACGTTAATCAACTGATTGACTTATGATGCTGTACcgaaaaattgtattatatttattAGTTTCCTAAGTGGTGGAGGTAGAAAAAGCGACCGTGGTTCGTACTACATAGATTGTCCAATCGGAGGCACCGCCCCCCGCCCACTACTTATAGCGTTATTATAATATACGATCAACAGTATGGTTTAGCAGTATTTTTTAGTAGTCCGGTGCCAGCCATCGGAAAAAGAAGACGTGCGAGCGGAGCGGTATAGCAGCCGTTGAAGTTGGAGTGGCTTGATTGTTGAACTTCTCAGTTCAGCCGTGAATGTAAGCACGGCAACACTCAAGCGCTTCTTACTCTCTGAGGCGCCAAGCAGAGGCAAAGGCTAATCTTCTGGATGTGGTGAACTTATGGAGTTATTGAAACGAACAGAAACGGACGACTACTAAACAGATACATAGAAAACAACGAAGACACaatggcaatgggcccagaagaacctacccactacccaggaaacgcacttccgacacacatcgacttagttgtagccaaaaacctaggactgcaatcagaattaatcacgctggacgaaggatcaactgaccaccaccccatcctactagaaatcggaacatgggaagagacaaacccgccaaaaagaacaaaaaagaaaataaagtggactaactacaaaaggttagtaagtgaaggaataaacatagtgccagtaataaacaatccagaagaaatagaaggaaaagtcctagagttcgaaaatatcatccaagaggcaattagaaacagcacaacagaggaagatgtcgagatattcatgggaaggttcaaagacataccacaagaaacacaagagttgataagggaaaaaaatagagcaaagaaaacagcaagaagaacaagaaacagagtagataaatcctgggcaaatattttaaatagggaggtccaaacggccctaaaactccaccgtagcgaaaaatgggacaacttcgtacaagagatggaagaacaagactcaaacatgagaaatgtctggaagctccagaaaatgctgagaagcgacaggaaacccatccccccactacatggaagatacggcatggtatacaccatagaagACAAAGCAGAGGCGATGAGGACTACACTCGAAGATGAATGCAGACTGAACTTCCACCAAGacgaagacgacgacttcctggaagaagtcgaagaacaagaagaaggaccagaagacccagaggacttcatccccccaacatcaccggaagaaatcaatgaacatatcaaaaatagttcaccgagaaaagcgcctggcctcgacgaaataaccaacagagccctaaaatatttaatagaaaaagactgtttgacttgtacacacttctatataaatctaaacgggaactggtgtatgttttcaaaagactgatagtgtgtaaattaatttattaaatcagctaagtactttcagcatattaatgccatcatcagagctatcctataaaaagactaagttgaaaaatcttattcataaaaaattataaagtgaaacttacgtcttataggtgtaaaaacctcaaaagaagagaaaacttcgaacaaacacattctatattttaaaaattaacccagggatataaccactggttagggtaaaaaacccttaaatgttaaaaatcacatttaatgtgttttttttacaaaatggcCACCATTCGTACAAAgaacagctgttactgacaatattcAAAACGACAGCCTGCTGACGGAAACAATAGTTCCTAGCGACATctgtgttattaaaattatttaaaatttttgaaaatgactaaGTTGTCATATGTAGTTAACTAATTGGTATGACGTTAAAGTTAATATGAAAaactaaagttaaatttaaatgacaattgttaagtttaaattaaagttaaatgtgaaaataatcaaattatcaaagtattattaattattaaaaaaaaccaaacaaccagtcagttctgaccaaatatagaagtgagatagatgaaaaccaaggagaagcaccgttggacaagctcagagttccaaaactgtttgaaaacaatattattattaaaaaagccaaatcgaaaatatttaatttaattgtaatcaatgaaagaaaattcaaatatgttataaagtaatgttcaaaaaactagagcaattgttgggcatgctgaatataacagtattaaagaaacttcttaaagattggatcaaatttacaatttaattgaacctgggtgttaacacaattttgaggatttctttttaattccctgctaatttctaagtcttctaataaattcatttttgtatagttgttaatgggtatactatgtagaatcctactatctctttggggaCTGAAGTTATGTTTAGAAGCATGTAAGTGATTGCCAAAACTAGATTTGTCAATCTTAGACAAATGTTCTTTGATGCGTGTTTCCAAAGGTCGCATAGTTCTCCCCACATAGGTAACAGGGCAGTCTCCACAGGACAATTTGTATATACCactttttgatgtttttccaattttatctttggtgtgagaaaaaatagatttgataTTTTCCTTACATTTGAATGATAGTTTAAGGTTGGGGATGTTATTTAGGATTTTGGCTATATTatctgaaggataacctatgtatgatattgatctatacataactgctgTAGTGGAATTATTAAGAACAGGATTGTAAGCTAGGGATCTATTCCTTTTACTCCTTAATTTGTTGAGGATGTTATCAACTAAAGTAGGGGAGTAACCATTACTATATGCAAGTTGTTTGATAATATCTAATTCTGAATTGAAATTAGTATCTGATAATGGTAGACTAAGTAAACGATGGATGTAGCAATAAAAGGAAGCCATCTTCTGTTGAAAGGGATGGTTAGAAGATCTAGGGATGGTATGGTCAGTCTGAGTAGGTTTTCTAAAgactgaaaaaattaatttactgTCCATCCTAGTTAAAGTAAGGTCTAGAAAATTTATAGACTTGTTGGACTCGGTTTCTAGAGTGAAATTTATAGCTGGATGTAAATTGTTGagcaaataaagaatattttcagCATCTGTAGAATTGCCATCTATAATAGCCAATACATCATCAACATACCTGAACCAGTATAAGATTTTTTGGAAAGAGTTTTGGTTCGAAGAATTATTATCAAATATGTTAACCTCGAGGTTGTTAAGAAACAAATCTGCTAGCAAAGGTGATAAAGGATTCCCCATTGCCAAGCCTTGTGCTTgtctataaataatatcgttaaagGTGAAGAAATCTTGcgataaacaaaatttaagtaaatccAACAAGTGAGGAATTGAAACTCTATTAATATTACTTTTAATAAGTAAATCCTCCACTAAAGGAATGGTTTCATCTCTAGGTACAttagtaaacaaattacttacaTCAAAAGAAACTAGAAAGAAGTCTCTAGGTAAGTTTAAAACTGACAGCTTATTTACTAAATCGGTAGAATTTTTGACAGAATAAGAAGGTTGTAAAGTTATTGTAGATTGTAAAATGGAATTAATGAATTTAGACAATGTAACAACTGGTGTGTTGTAAAAGCTAACCACTGGTCTCATAGGAACATTCGGTTTGTGAATTTTTGGTAAACCATATAGTCTAGGTATTTGAGGATTTGACAAAATGAAGGTTTTTTCTTTCGTTTTATGTAATTGTAGGAAATCTTTATGTTTAGATAAGGTATTTTTTAGGTTAGTGATTAATTTATTTAGAGGATTTCTATCTAAAATGTCAAAGTTGTTATTTCTTAAAAACTCTTCAGTTTTCTGAACATAATCACTATGATGCATGATGATGAGGCAGTTGCCTTTGTCAGCTTTAGTTATGATGAGGTTATTACTTTTCAGTTTGAAGGATAATTGTCTAATCAAATGGAGTTGtttaaaacatttggttttaatgTTATTAACATTGTTATTAAATTTGATCAGATCTTTTTGTAAAGAAAGAAAACAATTGCTTTTTAAGTTAGTTTTAGAAATGTTGTCTAAAGGTAAGCTTTCTATTACGGTATCAATGTCAACTGAAAATTCCTCAACCATTTTATTGTTAAAAGGTACTAGAGTAGAGAATTTTAACCCGTTGGACAGAAAATCAAGTTCTTTATTAGTGAAAGAGCAAGTTGACAAGTTAACTGTACGTTTGTGAAATCTAAACTTAAAGGAACCCATCAATCTATTAGTGTTTTGACTATTACTGTTgagattatttttcttttttatcaaaTTGTGAAGCTTGTTATTTACTCTATTGAATTTGGACTGTTTTATGTACTCTAAATTATCTAAATGATTGGCTATGGAATCTCTGAAATTATCAAACGGAACCTCTCTTACAATGTTGTCATAAAGTATTTTAAGCTGAACATTAATCTTATCTAAATGAGCATGATGTTTACAAAGTTCTTTTTGAAGAAATTTCCTTTCTATTTGTGACTTAAAATTAAGAGTAGCAGTGGAAGGTACCTTACATTTTGCAAAAGTTGGTGTAACTTTGAATTTAAATGTAAGTAAATGtaaatttttgcaaaatgtaaGGTACCTTCCACTGCTACTCTTAATTTTAAGTCACAAATAGAAAGGAAATTTCTTCAAAAAGAACTTTGTAAACATCATGCTCATTTAGATAAGATTAATGTTCAGCTTAAAATACTTTATGACAACATTGTAAGAGAGGTTCCGTTTGATAATTTCAGAGATTCCATAGCCAATCATTTAGATAATTTAGAGTACATAAAACAGTCCAAATTCAATAGAGTAAATAACAAGCTTCACAAtttgataaaaaagaaaaataatctcAACAGTAATAGTCAAAACACTAATAGATTGATGGGTTCCTTTAAGTTTAGATTTCACAAACGTACAGTTAACTTGTCAACTTGCTCTTTCACTAATAAAGAACTTGATTTTCTGTCCAACGGGTTAAAATTCTCTACTCTAGTACCTTTTAACAATAAAATGGTTGAGGAATTTTCAGTTGACATTGATACCGTAATAGAAAGCTTACCTTTAGACAACATTTCTAAAACTAACTTAAAAAGCAATTGTTTTCTTTCTTTACAAAAAGATCTGATCAAATTTAATAACAATGTTAATAAcattaaaaccaaatgttttaaaCAACTCCATTTGATTAGACAATTATCCTTCAAACTGAAAAGTAATAACCTCATCATAACTAAAGCTGACAAAGGCAACTGCCTCATCATCATGCATCATAGTGATTATGTTCAGAAAACTGAAGAGTTTTTAAGAAATAACAACTTTGACATTTTAGATAGAAATCCTCTAAATAAATTAATCACTAACCTAAAAAATACCTTATCTAAACATAAAGATTTCCTACAATTACATAAAACGAAAGAAAAAACCTTCATTTTGTCAAATCCTCAAATACCTAGACTATATGGTTTACCAAAAATTCACAAACCGAATGTTCCTATGAGACCAGTGGTTAGCTTTTACAACACACCAGTTGTTACATTGTCTAAATTCATTAATTCCATTTTACAATCTACAATAACTTTACAACCTTCTTATTCTGTCAAAAATTCTACCGATTTAGTAAATAAGCTGTCAGTTTTAAACTTACCTAGAGACTTCTTTCTAGTTTCTTTTGAtgtaagtaatttgtttactaaTGTACCTAGAGATGAAACCATTCCTTTAGTGGAGGATTTACTTATTAAAAGTAATATTAATAGAGTTTCAATTCCTCACTTGTTggatttacttaaattttgtttatcgCAAGATTTCTTCACctttaacgatattatttatagacAAGCACAAGGCTTGGCAATGGGGAATCCTTTATCACCTTTGCTAGCAGATTTGTTTCTTAACAACCTCGAGGTTAACATATTTGATAATAATTCTTCGAACCAAAACTCTTTCCAAAAAATCTTATACTGGTTCAGGTATGTTGATGATGTATTGGCTATTATAGATGGCA is from Diabrotica virgifera virgifera chromosome 9, PGI_DIABVI_V3a and encodes:
- the LOC126892977 gene encoding uncharacterized protein LOC126892977, coding for MGSFKFRFHKRTVNLSTCSFTNKELDFLSNGLKFSTLVPFNNKMVEEFSVDIDTVIESLPLDNISKTNLKSNCFLSLQKDLIKFNNNVNNIKTKCFKQLHLIRQLSFKLKSNNLIITKADKGNCLIIMHHSDYVQKTEEFLRNNNFDILDRNPLNKLITNLKNTLSKHKDFLQLHKTKEKTFILSNPQIPRLYGLPKIHKPNVPMRPVVSFYNTPVVTLSKFINSILQSTITLQPSYSVKNSTDLVNKLSVLNLPRDFFLVSFDVSNLFTNVPRDETIPLVEDLLIKSNINRVSIPHLLDLLKFCLSQDFFTFNDIIYRQAQGLAMGNPLSPLLADLFLNNLEVNIFDNNSSNQNSFQKILYWFRYVDDVLAIIDGNSTDAENILYLLNNLHPAINFTLETESNKSINFLDLTLTRMDSKLIFSVFRKPTQTDHTIPRSSNHPFQQKMASFYCYIHRLLSLPLSDTNFNSELDIIKQLAYSNGYSPTLVDNILNKLRSKRNRSLAYNPVLNNSTTAVMYRSISYIGYPSDNIAKILNNIPNLKLSFKCKENIKSIFSHTKDKIGKTSKSGIYKLSCGDCPVTYVGRTMRPLETRIKEHLSKIDKSSFGNHLHASKHNFSPQRDSRILHSIPINNYTKMNLLEDLEISRELKRNPQNCVNTQVQLNCKFDPIFKKFL